Sequence from the Candidatus Eisenbacteria bacterium genome:
TCCATGCCGGGCACGTCCGGCGGATGCCGCGGCTCACGCGAGGCCCCTTGCGCTACCGGCAGTACGCGGACGAGTACCTCGAGACGGCGCAGAGGTACGCCCGCGTGCCGGTGAAACAGGCGGTGATCTCCGCCTCCGCGCTCAGTCTCATGTATCCGGAGGAGGGAATTCCGGGGTACTCGAGGGAGGAGTTCCTCCGCGACCTCCTGTCCGAGCACGAAGGCGAGATCCGCCGCTGCCTCGAGAAGGGGGCCCACGCCGTGCAGATCGACTTCACCGAGGGACGGCTCGCGATGAAGATCGATCCGACCGGGGCGCTCCTCGAGGGCTTCGTCGACCTGAACAACCTGGTCCTGTCCCGGTTCACGCCGGAGGAGAGGACCCGGATCGGGGTTCACACGTGCCCCGGAGGGGATCGCGACTCCACGCACAGCGCCGATGTCGACTATGCGGAGCTCATTCCGAGCCTCTTCGAGATCAAGGCGGGCCGCTTCTACCTGGCGCTTGCCGGGGAACGGGACCGTGCGCGCGTCCTGCGCCTGATCCGCGCGCACAAGAAGCTCGGGCAGATGGTGTTCGTGGGCGTCGTCTCTCCCATCGATCCCCGGATCGAGACCGCGGAGGAGGTCCGGGACCGGACGCTCGAAGCCGCGGAGTACGTTCCCGTCGACGAGCTGGGCACCACGGACGACTGCGGCTTCGCTCCGTTCAGCGACGACACCTCGACGTCCCGCGAGACCGCGTTCGCCAAGATCGAGGCCCGCGTTCGCGGGACCGCTCTCGCCTCCGCGGCCCTGGGGGTCGATTCATGAAGCGAACCCCGGACGAGATGGACCGCATGCGCGGCGCGGCGCTCGAGAACGTGAAGAGCATCCTCGCGGCGCGCCGGCGTGCCGAAGAGGAGCTGCTCCAGGCCAAGGAGGACCTCGAGCACAACACCGCGGAGCTCGCGCACTCGCTCTCCATGATCCGCGCGACCCTGGACGCGACGACGGACGGAATCCTGGTCACCGACGACTCCGGAAGGGTGCGGGACGTCAACCGGCACTTCGCCTCCATGTGGCGCGTCCCCGCGGACGTCCTCGACTCGCGCGATGCCGCCGCGCTCCTGAGCTGGATCTGCAGCCAGGTGGAGAACCAGGCCGACTACGAGACGCGCCTCGCGGACATCCAGGGCTCGGACGACGTGGAGACCTTCGACGAGCTGAGGCTGCGGGACGGAAGGACGTTCGAGCGCGTGTCGAAGCTCCTCATCGTGGAAGGAGCGCGGGCGGGTCGCGTGTGGAGCTTCCGCGACGTGACCGAGCGTCATCGCGCGGAGGAGGAGCACGCCCACTTCGCGGCCATCGTCGCGTCCTCCAACGACGCGATCATCGGGGTGGACCTGCAGGGTGTCATCACGAGCTGGAACTCGGCCGCCGAGCGCATCTTCGGATACACGGCCGCCGAGGCCGTCGGACAGCACCTCGCGATCATCCTCCCTCCGGACCGGCTGGAAGAGGAGGAGCGAATCCTGAGCCAGCTCGCCGAGGGGAAGCGCATCGAGCACTTCGAGACGGTCCGCGTGCGGAAGGACCGCCGGAGCATCCGCGTCTCCCTCACCGTTTCCCCCATCCGCGACGCGTCGGGGAACGTCATCGGCGCGTCCAAGATCTCGCGTGACGTCACCGAGCGCGACCATCTCCTCGCCCGCGAGCAGGCGGC
This genomic interval carries:
- a CDS encoding cobalamin-independent methionine synthase II family protein, whose amino-acid sequence is MPIPTEPIGSIPRPAPLIEALERWGEEHPSVRALYEDAVRDTIARFERTGSPVITDGEQRKFQNFWTYSVHALPNTEPDGFSIPFHAGHVRRMPRLTRGPLRYRQYADEYLETAQRYARVPVKQAVISASALSLMYPEEGIPGYSREEFLRDLLSEHEGEIRRCLEKGAHAVQIDFTEGRLAMKIDPTGALLEGFVDLNNLVLSRFTPEERTRIGVHTCPGGDRDSTHSADVDYAELIPSLFEIKAGRFYLALAGERDRARVLRLIRAHKKLGQMVFVGVVSPIDPRIETAEEVRDRTLEAAEYVPVDELGTTDDCGFAPFSDDTSTSRETAFAKIEARVRGTALASAALGVDS